AGCACTAGGGCGCTGCAGAGAAGAGCAGGGTGAGAAGAGTGATTGATTCAACTGTACTGATCATCGTCCATAAAACTGGTCCCAATCCTTAAATCGTAAAACCTTAAAAGCAAGTATTCAAATGATTTTTAAGTGATGATTGATAATGTTTCAatagctacactgcaaaaactcaaaatcttaacaagaatatttgtcttatttgtagttaaaatgtctaatttttagtcaaaaactctcattacacttaaaacaagactcattaccagaaaaaaaacttgttatttggcaattttcacctgtttcaagtagattttcacttgaaataagtagaaaaaatctgccaatggaacaagatttatcttctcattacaagcaaataaatcttgttccattggcagattttttaagtgaaaatttacttgaaacaggggaagattgtcaaataagttatttttctggtaatgactcttgttttaagtgtaatgagagtttttgactaaaaattagacattttaactagaaataagacaaatattcttgttaagattttgagtttttgcagtgtaatgttAAATCGACTTGTTTTCTTGGTGTGATAATTGATGAAAACCTATCATGGAAACCTCATATTTCACTAATTTCATCTAAAATTGCAAAAAACTATGGAATAATTAGGAAAATCCGTTATCTCCTGAACACAAAAGTTTCACTCAACCTTTATTACTCTATGATTTATCCCTTTATTAGTTACTGCAACATTGCTTGGGCCTGTACTCGgcaaacaaaattacaaccaATCCTTAGGTTGCAAAAACAAGTGGTGAGAATCACTAATATtcgctaatattccggttagaaaagggttattgactgcatgtaaacgtagtcattgccTCTTCGCCTTTAAGAAGTCACTCGTTACCTTTCTTTCATAAATTTGGCATCCTTAATATCTATCAGATTAATAACCTCGAAATTGCTTAATTTGTACGCAGTTCTTTAAATAAAACTCTtcctaacttttttcacaatttctttTCCCCGAACAATGAATTTCAGAATTATTCAACCCGTAAAGCCTCCCAGCTTCGGACCCCACAATCGCAAACTATTCCATCTCAGTTTAAGATTCTTACAGACGTTCCAAGATGTGGAATTCACTTCCTCCACACCTGGTCAAACTTTCTcatgaattattttaaaaaatctgTGAAACATATTTTGCTGTATCAATAGCTTAATAATATGATGAACTTCTACTCACtcacatttgtcttttttcctcgtttttatgtagtattgtagttttttctttctttcctttgtcttttctatttttttgggtatgtagttttttcttttctttgtgtgcaGGAGTGTATGTgcttgtggtgtgtgtgtgtgctgcgtaTGATATGCATTTATGTCCATGATAATCAAGTGTGTGACCGTACTCTGTGACCTACTCAAATAACATGAAgcgtgttttatttgtttaatgttttacatatttattcttttttattattaagtgtTTTATGTGCTCTTCTGTGTTCTTATGTGCCCTTATGAAGTGCACAGTGTAGTTGCCATCACACCTGCCCAGGGATTGCGGTTGAAAATTAGCCAGGATGGCTAAACTGGCACATTTACAGATAtgtttattaatgtgcattgccCCTGTAATCttaaactgaataaataaataaataaaaataaataatgtccatttttatgttcatttaaggaagTCCTCTAGTCAAGCCCCTAGAGGGTTTTTTGGACGTCCTTGCATATATGctgtctattgttttttttattatggcaACTGTATTACTGACTTCTAATATGTGCTAAATAGATAAAATGTTATAAGAATTCTATGTAATGATTACTGATCCGCTTTAAAACACATCCCATGATTGACTAGTACCTTGCTGGGGTCCGTCCGCAGCAGTAACTGCACCACCAACTGCACATCAGCGGGAGCGCCGGAGGGCAGAGCAGGAAGCTGCTGCTCCTGGTACTTGGCGCTCTGCAGTCCCACGGCGCCGTAGAACGGGTTCTGCTGTCCCAGTATTTCATAGGCGATGGCTCCCACGGCCCAGGCGTCCGCCTTGCTGTAGTCGATCACCGCGCCGTGTCCTGGAATCGCAGTAGCCACCTAATATCCGCAACGCCATGACAAATGGGGTTCCATAAATGTGTGGTTCGTAGAGGgttgaattacactgcaaaaactcaaaatcttaacaagaatatttgtcttatttctagcttatttcaagatttttttgcttgtaatgagaagataaatcttgttccattggcagattttttctacttatttcaagtgaaaatctacagtacttgaaacaggtgaaaatggtcaaataacaagttatttttctggtaatgactcttgtcaTTGTGTGTCATcttgtgtaatgagattttttgactaaaaatgagacattttaactagaaataagacaaatattcttgttaagattttttgAGTGTAGATCTGAATGATGCTACATCTTGGATTGAGCAAATAATTTAGAGGCTCATTATGAGTTAGTTATTAACTGAACAGAGTAATGTGACTCACCAGAATTAATTTGAGTTTCTTCACAGTAAAAACATGAGTGGGATTTTATTCTGTCCTGGTGTTTCATGAGCCCATAAATTAGAGCAAAGCTAAAAGGCACATAAACTGATTGCTTTCTGCAATTTACATATTTATGAGTCTGACAATACTAGTgggctttttttttcacatttgattaAGTGCAAGAAACATTGCTACAAATGTCTGACAAGCTGACTCCAGGGCGAGCTCTCTGAGCCTACGGTACCTCGGGGGCCATGAGGGAGGCGTTTCCACCTCTGCTGACCCACATGCTGCTGAAAGGCAGCTGTAAACTGGAGTCACTCTGGGACAGACAGCAGCCAAAATCAGCAATGACCAAACGGGGACAACCATctgctaaaaagaaaaagacaaaaagaaaagctaAATCAAGTCACACAACTTacagacaatgaaaaaaaaaaacttagtgTAACCAACATTTGCATCTAAATGAGACCTGAGTGAAACTCCAGCAGCACGTTGTCTGATTTGAGGTCCCTGTGAGCGACTCCCTGCCTGCACAGATGGTCCACGCCCTCCAGGAGCTGCAGCACCATCAGGCAGGCCTGCCGTCGGGCCGGTGTGCACGTCTGCAGGTACTGGCGCAGCGTGTACGGATAGCTTTGGGAGAGACAATGACATGCTTTGAGTAAcaattggcgcttttccactagtacctactcagggCGACTCGCTACACCCGCTTTTGCGCTTCTCCATTAGGGGTCTAACGttctgagtagatactttttctgtaactattctgccgaggttctaagcggctgatcatcacactacaggccaccgattggtcggggggttggagtcagacgtcagagtcaggaggaggaaatcagagaaagagactctgacggcttcttcattttattcaacaggcaatggcagcaaaagtctgtttcatgatccaactctgaggtgcagatgttcataaacctggtgctgaggagagaattaaaaagggatctagacggtgataaggaacgaccagatctaccaggagctctgtctcttcatagctgctcacggctccagctgactctacagcagcagcagttttaATCTTCTCTcactcagtacgtgcacatgcagcgattcaaggtggttggagatctgatcagataatgacatgcagaagattggatcaacttatctgatcacacatgctgttctgagatcagactgaatcagattgaataaaccactgtaaccagagcatggctgactccgtgacgctaggtggcgctgtacccgaggtaaccatggtaaccatttcaacaaagagccacttccggttgacctccgcttaacaacaaggaaaaagtgcattctaagggccaatcccaattctccttcactcgcccttcttttctccactcgcacttcttttcttccctaacccctaaaaaagaagggggagattttagggcacttgagatctagggcacttggcccaggttcctgtcccatttctcctactccccctcgttttcatccctaacctgatcaggaagcagagagccaaaagctgttttaatttcagctgtagcgctgttaatattgcactttattaagttttaatattttttcaggtataaaggtaaccttaagatccgcaaccggggctcagtttatccaaataacgcctgttaagaaatttgacccgatgttttcggagatgagaagagccgccgcccccggggagcagcctcagctcacagcccgagaagagacgtgtccgccggatCAGGCTGCTGCcacagccccgggagagaaactctctctgggacgctgctctgttgagaatcacgccggctgaaataaatcatttaggaagatgttggtttaatagatgaaatctaacagttgtagctacgcctgttaagaaatttgctccgaaatttagagatttctttctgccggctccggagtttatgccgcgttccatttacctcagaaatcggaagtgggaactgggaatggcagccatcttggaatggtaactcgggggtggtgaagactctcccactttcccagtgggaaaccccacttcgaggggcgttccagttgaaaattccgactggggactgggaaatccccacttccgaggataaatggaacgcggcattaggtccgcgttaaatagacgcagcctacggcgtagggtacggcgtattttgtttttttttatgccacagtttgcagattgattgttgatgcgtgggctaacgtgtctgctgggattattttgcgagcttttgcaaaagcgtgcatttccgaggcaccgcacggcacggaacgtgactctgacagcgaggaattcggactggcacagctgatttagcggagctctttaatgcagaaacagaggatgagacttaatgggtttgattaatgtaaaaactgaaataaagtagcctacaatcaaacaaagttttgctcccgctgtatttttaaatacgcacactcctgtgcttgtgtgtgtgttcttgtgtgtgttcttgtgtgtgtgccgtttcggtcggtgcgccgtgtgtgttttaaatacagaaatatgacacaagactgaggctacgcccgtatggtcgcgaaaatacagtatttatatatatgaaatgtcagaataggaaatattttgacgacaccccagggagctactactgagcagcgttgcgtcctgcgtcgtctcctttcacttccaggtgaatcccctcccccgggggaaaaccccacccgggggaaattctcgagcatgcgcagactgtaatatccatgtctccgtacacatggcattaacaaggcggttgcgactggcttatctaggtgctgcaagcgggttgagaaatccagtctgatcagattacttgactgacttaaggtgttcacatgcagtttaaaagtcagtacgatgtgtgcaaatgatctccaaccagtttgaatcgctgcatgtgcacgtactgactctcatttttaacttgatatcaaacacaagccacagatccagcagcagatCTATCCTCTCCTCCAGgctctacatctttagtgttgttgtcttcttcatttagatcacacaatcaaatacgtcacagcagctttgatCCAACctcccacttctcatctgggtgtctaaaaacaaacgagggcgaggcgagtcgagctgcgctgagtaggtactagtataaaagcgtcAAATGAGAAGCATAGCTAGAAATGCACTACACAAACAGCTGTTTTTTATGTAGGTTTATCAAACAAAGGTAGagacatgaaagaaagaaaaacagaaaagatgaaatatgGTGTGTCTCACTTTTTCATGACCAGGAAAAGAGTGCGGTTGTTGCCCAGGCCGTCAGGGTTGAGCCGGGCCGGCAGCACGTCTGGGTACTCCTCACGGGCCCCCGGCAGCAGCGGGACGTCTGCTGTGAAGGCCCGGTAAACTCGGATCACATTAGGGTGAGCAGACACTCTTTTGGGAAGGACTCCAAAACTCCTtcatgtaagaaaaaaaaaaagaggagatcaCAGACATTCAAATACATATTTGCTGTGCTTGAATCAGTGCTGGACTCTGGACCTACCCATCCAGAGTAATCTGCTCTTTCTCCTGCTTTAAAGCAACCGGGTCCGCCGGCACCAGCTCCTGTGACATTGACCTCAATATCGCCTCACTTGATGACCCCGCCTGCATACAAGTAGTACAAAAATATCATTCAGCACTGTTTTTTGTCTTCCTGCTGTCTCTGAAACTGCACGTACAGGTGATGActtactaggcctgtgttgaaaaaaatcgattttccgattctaatcgattctcatattaattcctaaaaattgattcgtatgtctaaagattgatttttttttcatcattacattacaacttttggtatttttttgtttatgcccaaaaaaaaaatgttttgctggAAACGAGAATAACTTGTGCCATGTTTTcgtctttaaatatgtttaaaggtatgaaaacattaaagttttcagttataattgcataaattgtctatatttcattactttatatactgtctttgggttacagttgcataaaatgctaaaaaccaaattctcaaaaatgaaaaactgaaaaagaccaaaaatggaaaaaataaaaacggaatgtgtgaaaaaatgaaaacgatttcatccgtctctgtttcctccctggatctgtttggtaattctgccccataagatgtttctgaaagcagttctatcagcattctgggagctgattggtccttacagcagtgattcttaaccatagggccgcggcccacacttgggccgcgatcgccatctagtgggccgcaaaaaaaaatctgttttgtacatgtgggccgggggggccgcgggactgcatagcaactcccggccaaatgaggagaagacactcagctagctgtacgtgtaatagtaagagaaatggtgtgtatttacagagtaaatccttcattttgcacagagtaagtttagatccgccaggatcagggatcgattacttgggtctgcacccagagcgagcgagcgagcgagcgagcgagcgcggcgtgatcatttatcctgacgcgtccccgcggccgggtaggtcggtgccgctcgggcagcgggctccgtcgttactgctgaaggattgtacatgtaaaTGTGTGGGCTGTcatgtctgctggactggactgttcgggctttcccAAAAGCATCGGAAATTGACTCGGCTGACGCGGCCAGAGAGCAGCGCGCCTggctcgtgcccgtcgcagcgCTGATCAGTTCCCCCGGTCTCAAAACCaatgtctcatacgttcagagactggggcgttcaaagtgcgaaagtgaaacgccactgaaacaaaacacaaagtttttcatacaacatatccactcaaatctgaactgaagtcacagaaaataaactgaccatcttaaaacagcccatgtttgggtccacatacagctgtgaggcagctttctccacaattaacataattaaaactaaatagcCTTCCAGGCTCAACAATGAGCACTTtctcatgcatatgagaacctgacaccatccagcccagatttaaagtcctggcaggagaaattagagctcagttctctcactgaacgacataaagtgggggcataagattataagaggggaagaaagaaaaactgcaaaactgttaaattgttaagatgtgtttatattcatttattataaaaatgtgttgagacaattaacaaagaaaaggggaaattcaaactgctggtagagaaataaaataagatagcatttgaaaaataaaataaaataaaatctattttatttttaagagaaaaaaatatgtgtaattcaagttataattcaagttacacatgttaatgggcaaatatgtactttttttaatataacagtcagatgcagatgttgatacaactatgaggctacttgaaatatatatatatatatatatatatatatatatatatatatatattatgatgttctggaccttcgcttgagtacattttctctaaatggacctcttaaagttttagtttagCTGTGACTTACCCCAAAGTTCCATAACATCTTGATAGCCAGGGGGAAGTTTCTCAGAGAGCAGCACGTCAAAGATCGCACTCTCCGACTTTCATGTTCGTCTTTATCCTCTTCCACCGGCACCAGGGGGCTCGGCCTTTCACTTTCCTTTGAGGAGGCAAACTGAGGTGCAGCTTCGTACACAGCTGCATTAGAGCCTTTTCCAATCTGATTTCCTATCACATAATCCTCCAGTTTATATCCAAATGTGAAAGGCTTGAGTGAGCTGTGGAACTTCTTCTTCTGAAACACTGCCTGCAGATTGATGGGAATAAGATTAATTGACGTAGTTATGTACACATTTTGTGTCAGTCATTGGATAGGTTCTGTacataaaataatattaaaaaaaaccacggccccccctacaaatttgctggccaccccactggcctcaataaaaaacacttcccggtcacatagattctatggtcagttatgcgtttcatcccaaatcatttgggccaaagTCAGCAGTCAGCGTTTCTTTAactatttctgagcctaataataataataataatatatatatatatatatatatatatatatatatatatatatatattaatgaaataaatatatgatatacattatatattaaaaatgcatatatatatatatatatatatatatatatatatatatatatgtcttagGTTTTTAGCAACAGGGTATTAACCAGtaatatatgtgcagacaagttataaagtaaaaaaaagtatttttgagcctaatatatatatatatatatatatatatatatgtgtattaataaaataaatactaaTAACGTATTTTAATTAGTATTAAAtactaaaatatatatgatatatattatatataaaaaatgcatatatatatgccttaggtttttttaacaacatggtattaaccattaatatatatgcagacaagttataaagtaaaaaaaagtatttttgagcctaatatatatatatatatatacacaaaaaaatatatatacacaaaaaaaaaatatatatatatatatatatacacaaaaaaaaaaaaaaaaaaaatatatatatatatatatatatatatatatatatatatatatatatatatatatatatatatatatatacatacatgcattaataaaatgaatatgtgatatattaaaatatatattatatattaaaaatgcatatatatatatatatatatataccggtatatgtcttaggtttttaccaacatggtattaaccaggTCCCCTGGCCCCGGGCCCCCTGGCCCCGGGTCACCTGGATCTCACCTGGATCTCCTGGCAGGCCTTGGCCCCCAGCCGCTCCTCGTCCAGCCGCTGCTCCACCAGCCCCAGGCCGAGGCCGAAGGCCAGGAACACGGCTCTGTTGCGGGGAGCCCCCCCAACAAACCTCCTGAACAGCCCGGCGGACTGCAGCTGGGCCGCCAGGCCCCGCAGCGAGGTGCGGTAGTAGCGGTACCGGGCCGGCAGCAGAGCCCGGGGCTGGGCGGTGCGCAGCGCCGGCTCGGCCCGGAGCCGCTCCGCCCGGAGCTTCGCTGCGACGCGGCCCCCGGCCTTCAGGAGCCCCCCCTGCAGCACCGAGCGGCCCAGCTCCAGCCCCCGGCTGAGGGCGTGCTTCACGGACATGATGCACCCGGACGAGCTGCTGAAAACTATGTAATGTCCCTGTTTGTGTCAGTCGGCCTTCAAGCTGCTACAAGGGTACTGTCAACAAAACAACAGCCACTGAGCATGCGCCaacgccggtgttctgccaatccgcttcttcttcttcttctctaggtttaatggcagatcacaaccaacgttattaggtgcATAGCGCCACCTTCTGtacggagtgtgtaacatcaggataaTTAgtacatcatatatatatatatatatatatatatatatatatatatatatatatatatatatatatatatatatatatatatatatatatacatatatcatattaaaatatagctcagctaaatcctgtaatgtcatttccattcataaacaggGCAGGAACTGGTTGGTCTCCAGTTCCAGCAAAActcccatgtacttgtttttacgcgctcatgtagaacaacttttaggcgctcacttataagttttgcgagagcgcgtgaaaccttttagtgagtgcataaacgttttacgtgctcacgtaaacaactttacatgctcacttaaaggtttgaCGCGTGCGCGTAAAGGTTATCCTATTATCTATCTATCATATATAGTCCATTTTCCACTTATTTCCTTAATGTCCCAGTTTACATATGTGTATTTTAAGTTCATACAATACTGTGATTGGTCTGATCTGTTTTTAGTTTAAATCATAACTAAACTAAGACACAGGCAGGCAGTCTCTCCGGTTTCTCTGGCCTCTCCCTCCGGTCTCTCTCTCAGGcctcactatatatatatataaatatatatatatatatgtataaaatatatatatatatatatatatatatatatatatatatatatatatatatatatatatatatagtcataTATGGTCAAAGTACCAAAGTCCTAAAGTTAAGCCTGAGTTAAGATGGAGGGCTCAGCTACGGGGCCAGTGTTACAGCTCCAGGCTCATCACTTCTTATTGTGAAACTGTGTTGAGATAAAGATGGAGATACATGATGAACACACTGTTACCTGGCCCTGTGATATGTCAAAGAAGAAGACATTGGAACAGAGTTTTTGAGCTGCCGTTCACTTCAAACACCCAAATATAAGCAATCTAGTCCAGTGAAGAAATACTGTTTTCATATATCCCCAACTATGAAActaaaataatgaaaacaataataatattgacATGACAATTacgtttttattgtatttgttgATCAGAAAAATACATGATAGAAAGTCACTGAGTTAAAGtaaaagcatatatatatatatatatatatatatatatatatatatatatatatatatatatatatatatatatatataaatagtgCAAATATGTGTGTCCCAATGTATGAAGGCAAACATAAACATGTAATGCTTTTCAATTCACTCTAGAATTTTGTTGGACCTCTTTTAAATGGAATTAATGTACAATTTAAGCGATTTTACATCATTTATTACGGTGGAGAACTGCACTTTGTTTTCACAAAGATTGTGTATGAAATAGTTGGATTGCTGTGTAAGGTCTTTTCTCTAAGTATTGTTAGGATTTAATGAAATTATCGAAGCTCAAAACTGTCTAAGCTCTCTCTTCAAAGTAATCTCATTCTGATTAAGAGCAAAaggtttagattagattagaagtGAAATACAATACACATATTGTTGGAGAGGAAACGGGGGAAAAAGGCGACACCTTAAGGTGACTTTCCTTGAAGCTGGCTCttccaattaaattaattagcaATACACATACAATTTGTTGAGATAAAGACAATGggcagaaacagatgtttagcattggggggtctgATCTGCGGTCTGGTTTGACACCTCAGATGGGAGACAGTTAAAGGAAATGTAGAGCTGGAAGTGACAAAGTTCGGGGGTTTTTTCCCGTAGCTGACTCCCTCCACCAATGAAATTCACTTGCAAAGAACATCctccttttcagtataaattcAACTGGACTCGTGAAAacggtgtgcatttctctccgacCCACGCGGTCTGAAGAAGTGTACCCCGGCCGGAGACAActgtacctccggccggaaaaaaccttgtgcttgacatgattaaaagttgttaacctgtaattctttccactagtctttcttgattcaccagacaaacgaacgcGTATATCTTTCAGTATTCTTTAAGTATTCCACAGATTATCAAAGGCATTAGGGGGGGATTCTGCGGTAGCCAATGGCCATGGGTGAAAATAATGCTCCCTGAGCCATCCCCTCTTCTCCAATTTGAGTGTTATTTAGCCATCATCTTGAAATTTGCCCATGACGGATCAACGGAGAGGAAAAATGTTCTGTAATGATTACACTGGTCAGTCAGTACGTTCAAGTTGACAGCATTTTTTCTACACCtaatgttgctaaataaaataCTGGGAGTTTATAGTCAGAATAAACTAATATACCATTAGCATTAACACATGCCATGTTTACATTTAAAGAATCCATTTACACCTACAAAAGACACTAAAGAGGACAGAACGGTAAATAGTGTATTGCTGACActttttaaacataaatatacggCTTTCAGACACAAACATATTGAACTCTTTACAACACACCAGGAGATAAATAAAGAGACCACTCAGACAGACCTCTCaataacatttaattaatgatggtCAACATTCAATCATCTGTGCTAAACCGGATGTTTAAGACAATTGGATGATCCTGTGACCTGTCTTTCCTTCATGCTATTTCACCCCTAATCTGTCGGAGACAGAATACCTTTGTTGTGAGGATAATCAGTGGAAGTGCCTGTAAAGAGCACTGTTAACTGACTGACCAACTACTGAAATGAAGGTCAGCAGCACAACCTCCTGATGGCTGTTGTCCTAAATAAAACTCTCTCTACCGCTGCTATAAAGTGATGATCGCTGATGTCATGattcattttttaaaccaaTTTCAATTCAACAATCACTAACAGATTCCTTCTGCAGATGCCTCTTTCACAGGGTGTTTCAATTTATTGATAGATCAATTACCTGGCCAGACATCCAAATTATTTTCCCATTCCATACAGGGAcatacggagcccctaaagggacacggatttcttttttttataatgagttttacgcgcgcgcgtgaaacctttaagtgagcacgtaaagttgtttacttgcaagcaaagtggtaatgtccttataatggagtcccaggttaaaatatagctcagccaaatcctgtaatgtcatttccgttcataaacagagcagggcgCAACTGTACggtctcctgttccagcaatactcccatgtacttgtttttacgcgctcacgtagaacaacttttaggcgttcacttataagttttgcgagtgcgcgtgaaactttttagtgagtgcataaacgttttacgtgctcacgtaaacaactttacgtgctcacttaaatgttttatacgtgcgcgtaaaggtttcacgcgtaaaggtttcacacgcgcgcgtaaaactcattataaaaaaaaagtaaaggagGGGGGGagtaaaggaaagaaaagagagagagaaaaaaaaacctaagtaAAATAAGATAGCCACATTAAATCCTATTATCTATTATCTttgagaaagacaaggattgccctataacaatccctcatca
This is a stretch of genomic DNA from Cololabis saira isolate AMF1-May2022 chromosome 12, fColSai1.1, whole genome shotgun sequence. It encodes these proteins:
- the pink1 gene encoding serine/threonine-protein kinase PINK1, mitochondrial isoform X1, which codes for MSVKHALSRGLELGRSVLQGGLLKAGGRVAAKLRAERLRAEPALRTAQPRALLPARYRYYRTSLRGLAAQLQSAGLFRRFVGGAPRNRAVFLAFGLGLGLVEQRLDEERLGAKACQEIQAVFQKKKFHSSLKPFTFGYKLEDYVIGNQIGKGSNAAVYEAAPQFASSKESERPSPLVPVEEDKDEHESRRVRSLTCCSLRNFPLAIKMLWNFGAGSSSEAILRSMSQELVPADPVALKQEKEQITLDGSFGVLPKRVSAHPNVIRVYRAFTADVPLLPGAREEYPDVLPARLNPDGLGNNRTLFLVMKNYPYTLRQYLQTCTPARRQACLMVLQLLEGVDHLCRQGVAHRDLKSDNVLLEFHSADGCPRLVIADFGCCLSQSDSSLQLPFSSMWVSRGGNASLMAPEVATAIPGHGAVIDYSKADAWAVGAIAYEILGQQNPFYGAVGLQSAKYQEQQLPALPSGAPADVQLVVQLLLRTDPSKRPSARVAANMLHLSLWGQKALANQDSAGLRKLLDWLLCQSAVVLLRGCGGPGGTGVEAELQRSFLCNLDLEDLLTAVGFLLYGRQQRQACILSAEIH
- the pink1 gene encoding serine/threonine-protein kinase PINK1, mitochondrial isoform X2 → MSVKHALSRGLELGRSVLQGGLLKAGGRVAAKLRAERLRAEPALRTAQPRALLPARYRYYRTSLRGLAAQLQSAGLFRRFVGGAPRNRAVFLAFGLGLGLVEQRLDEERLGAKACQEIQAVFQKKKFHSSLKPFTFGYKLEDYVIGNQIGKGSNAAVYEAAPQFASSKESERPSPLVPVEEDKDEHESRRVRSLTCCSLRNFPLAIKMLWNFGAGSSSEAILRSMSQELVPADPVALKQEKEQITLDGSFGVLPKRVSAHPNVIRVYRAFTADVPLLPGAREEYPDVLPARLNPDGLGNNRTLFLVMKNYPYTLRQYLQTCTPARRQACLMVLQLLEGVDHLCRQGVAHRDLKSDNVLLEFHSDGCPRLVIADFGCCLSQSDSSLQLPFSSMWVSRGGNASLMAPEVATAIPGHGAVIDYSKADAWAVGAIAYEILGQQNPFYGAVGLQSAKYQEQQLPALPSGAPADVQLVVQLLLRTDPSKRPSARVAANMLHLSLWGQKALANQDSAGLRKLLDWLLCQSAVVLLRGCGGPGGTGVEAELQRSFLCNLDLEDLLTAVGFLLYGRQQRQACILSAEIH